In Rhododendron vialii isolate Sample 1 chromosome 9a, ASM3025357v1, the following are encoded in one genomic region:
- the LOC131301896 gene encoding uncharacterized protein LOC131301896, translating into MLTEIEKERQETIKHNLKELEVVGIDPPRLKSMAMSLFGSKAKASGKSTKEGNNKVGHGADPNYIPPEGVEILSSCSDNDESSRSQAKKQTFGLVDYKNDMVLRRIIDVKCQALYREWKCTLHSHYKVIKKEVSDPKNHPLYPCNPEDWKFMIKKVWRKKAFKKKSKRGKNARKSLKYNHTSGSQSFVAQASKFDKIAKKLVEQSQPGVTNPQSEVQVSIDVLGKRSGYLKGYGIRKSTYATHSQAVPNSEVVALKEVVADQAKLIADYAKKFETMMLFMATKNGVDPATIPGLISSNENGEDTSIGQEDGILT; encoded by the exons ATGCTGAcagaaattgaaaaggaaaggcAAGAAACTATTAAACATAACTTAAAAGAATTAGAGGTTGTTGGGATAGATCCTCCTAGGTTGAAGAGCATGGCAATGTCATTGTTTGGTTCAAAAGCGAAAGCAAGTGGTAAAAGCACTAAAGAGGGGAACAACAAGGTGGGCCATGGCGCTGATCCTAATTATATACCACCCGAAGGTGTAGAAATTCTAAGTTCCTGCAGTGACAATGATGAGTCTTCTAGGTCTCAAGCTAAAAAG CAAACATTTGGACTTGTTGACTATAAGAACGATATGGTTCTTAGGCGCATCATCGACGTTAAGTGCCAAGCTTTGTATAGAGAGTGGAAGTGCACGCTACACAGTCACTACAAAGTGATCAAGAAGGAGGTGTCTGACCCCAAAAACCATCCATTATATCCCTGTAATCCAGAGGACTGGAAATTCATGATTAAGAAAGTGTGGCGGAAAAAAGCTTTTAAG AAGAAGTCTAAGAGAGGGAAAAATGCACGAAAATCGTTGAAATATAACCATACTAGCGGCTCCCAATCATTTGTAGCACAAGCATCCAAGTTT GATAAGATTGCTAAAAAGCTAGTTGAGCAGTCGCAACCCGGTGTCACAAATCCTCAATCTGAGGTACAAGTTTCCATTGATGTGCTTGGGAAGAGATCGGGCTACTTGAAGGGATATGGAATTCGCAAGAGCACATATGCTACACATTCTCAAGCAGTCCCAAATTCCGAGGTAGTTGCTCTTAAAGAAGTCGTGGCTGATCAAGCAAAACTCATAGCTGATTAtgctaaaaaatttgaaaccatGATGCTCTTCATGGCTACAAAGAATGGAGTTGATCCAGCCACCATTCCGGGATTGATTTCAAGTAATGAAAATGGAGAAGACACTTCGATTGGACAAGAAGATGGAATTTTGACTTAA